ATGGCGGACAGGAAGTGGTGCGGGTTGAGGCGAGCGCCCGCTCGGTCGTCCTGCGCACCGGCGAGGGCGGCGAGATCAGTTGCCGGCGCGCCGTATTCGCGACGGGGTACGAAGTCGTGGACGGCCTGCCGCGCGACCGGTTCGACATCACCTCGTCCTGGGCGATTGCCACAAAACCGATCCCGCCCGCCGAATTCTGGCCCGGCCGCTGCCTGATCTGGGAGGCGGCCGATCCCTACCTCTACCTGCGCAGCACGCCGGACAACCGCATCGTCGCCGGCGGCGAGGATTCTGGCCTCAAGGACGCCGATCGCCGCGACGCGGCCGTGCCCGCCAAGGCGGAGAAGATCCTGCGATCCGTCGAGCGCCTGCTGCCCGGCCGCAAACTGGAGATCGACTATGCCTGGGCCGGCGCCTTCGCCGAAAGCCCGACAGGCCTGCCGCTGTTCGAGGAAATCGACGGCCTGCCGAACTGCCTTGCCATCCTCGGCTGCGGCGGAAACGGCATCACGTTCAGCTACGTCGCGTCCGAAATCGCCAGCCAATGGGCGAAGGGGCGCAGCGATCCGGACCGGGACTTGTTCCGCGCGACCTGAGAAAGTCTAAACAGACACCTTCATTGCGCGGACCAAGCGGCGGTGGTTTCATTGCCGTATGAGCATCGAAATCCGTCCCCTCTCCGGCACGCTGGGCGCTGAAATCTTCGGGCTGGACCTGCAGGCCGGCCTGTCAAACGCCGCGTTTGACCAGGTCCACCAAGCCTTTCTCGATCACAAGGTGATCGTCATGCGCGGGCAGACCGGCCTGCAGCCCGACCAGCACAAGGCATTCGCCCGCCGGTTCGGCACGCTCAATATCCACCCCTACGTGAAGGGCATGGCGGATCATCCGGAGCTGATGGAGATCATCAAGGAGAAGGAAGACAAGACCAACTTCGGCGGCGGTTGGCACACGGACATGAGCTTTGAGGAAGTCCCTGCCCTCGGCTCGATCCTGCATGCCATCGAACTGCCGCCGTATGGCGGGGACACCCTGTTCGCCGACCAGCAGGCTGCCTACGACGCCCTGTCACCCGGCTTGAAGTCCACGCTGGCCGGGCTCAAGGCGGTGCACTCCGCCAGCCGCGAATACGGCGTACACGGTATTTCGGCGCAGTCGCGCAAGTCGATGGCGTCTTCGGTCGCGGAGGAGGCACCGGAGTTCGAACACCCGGTCATCCGCACCCATCCCGAGACCGGTCGCAAGGGCCTCTACGTGAACCCGGCTTTCACGCTGCGCTTTGCCGGCTGGTCGACACGCGAGAGCAAGCCGCTGCTCGACTACCTGTTCAACCATTCGCGCGAGGAGCGCTTCACCTGCCGCGTGCGCTGGCAGGCCGGCGACGTGACGATGTGGGACAATCGCTGCACCTGGCACTATGCGCTGAACGACTATCCCGGCCACCGGCGCCACATGCGGCGCGCTACCGTGAACGGGGACCGGCCGGTCTAGGTGACGGCACTGATCATGCCGAACGTGATCGCGGCCTGGCCGAAGAAATACAGGAACCAAACGGCGTAGGACTGGAGCCTGCGCGGCGGCGCACCGGCAGGTTGGCGGAATAGCTCATTGGCGAGCACGGCGTCGGATGCAATGAACATCAGGGCGCCGGCAGTCACCAGGCGGTAGCTGGCCGGCAGCGCGA
The genomic region above belongs to Acidobacteriota bacterium and contains:
- a CDS encoding TauD/TfdA family dioxygenase yields the protein MSIEIRPLSGTLGAEIFGLDLQAGLSNAAFDQVHQAFLDHKVIVMRGQTGLQPDQHKAFARRFGTLNIHPYVKGMADHPELMEIIKEKEDKTNFGGGWHTDMSFEEVPALGSILHAIELPPYGGDTLFADQQAAYDALSPGLKSTLAGLKAVHSASREYGVHGISAQSRKSMASSVAEEAPEFEHPVIRTHPETGRKGLYVNPAFTLRFAGWSTRESKPLLDYLFNHSREERFTCRVRWQAGDVTMWDNRCTWHYALNDYPGHRRHMRRATVNGDRPV